The Streptococcus oralis genome segment TTACAGGAATTCAGCCCTATGGTGCCTTTGTCGAATTAGAGACAGGGGTGATTGGGCTGATTCATATTTCAGAGATTCGGACAGGATTTATCGAAAATATCTATGAAGTTTTGAAAATTGGTGAAGAAGTGCAAGTTCAGGTTGTTGATTTAGACGAATTTTCAGGTAAAGCTAGTCTATCTATTCGCACTCTGGAGGAAGAAAAGCATCAATTGCCAAGACGGAGACGTTTTTCAAATGATCGTATCAAGCACGGTTTTGCACCACTTGGGCGAATGATGCCGATCTGGACAAAGGAAGCCCTCAACAATCTGAAAGAGAAAAA includes the following:
- a CDS encoding S1 RNA-binding domain-containing protein → MKIGDKLKGRITGIQPYGAFVELETGVIGLIHISEIRTGFIENIYEVLKIGEEVQVQVVDLDEFSGKASLSIRTLEEEKHQLPRRRRFSNDRIKHGFAPLGRMMPIWTKEALNNLKEKN